The Halioglobus maricola genome segment CTGGTTACCACTCCCCCCATTGGCTTTATGTTATTTAGTGTTATTTTCCTTGCTTTTACCAAGCCTTTTTAACGGCTTGCCAACGCTTATTCTTAATAGCCCCTAACAGCTTACTATTGGAGAAAACATGGAATCCGATACCACTAGGACACAGCAGAGCGAACCTGCATTCAGTCGACCCTTCGCGGGCAAACCGAAACACTATTTTTGGGTGTCGGTAGCCGTTTCATCCTACTTGAGCGTGGGCATATATCTCTTCTATGCCTTGGTCCGTTACTACTTTGCTGGGGATGCCGATGTTTTTACTTGGCAAGTATTTCGCTATGCATTGCTATTCTGGCTGCTTTATACCGTATTCAGTTACAGGGGCATGATGAAATACGATGGTGCTTATGCAGACCCTGATGAATGGGTGGAGAAAGAAGTGACTGTGAAATTGCTTGAGCCGAAAGAGCATCGCCGCTTTGGCTAAGGGTCTAATGATGATGAACTTTATACGGAAAAACGTTTCAATTTGTATGAACGGTCTGGCCGCCATTGTGGTGATGCTGGTCCCATTCTCTGTTGCCGCTCAAGAGGCCGATGTGAATGCCGGTGCGGCCAGAGCTGCGGTGTGCTTTTCGTGCCATGGTGAAGATGGTGTGTCAAAAAATTCAACTTGGCCCAACCTTGCCGGACAAAACAGTAAGTATTTAGTTAAGCAGATGAAGGACTTTCGCGATGGTCGTCGTCAAGATCCGACAATGGAGGC includes the following:
- a CDS encoding c-type cytochrome, translating into MAKGLMMMNFIRKNVSICMNGLAAIVVMLVPFSVAAQEADVNAGAARAAVCFSCHGEDGVSKNSTWPNLAGQNSKYLVKQMKDFRDGRRQDPTMEAMARPLSDDDIVNISAYYSSLGRGDSSSGQQNRRR